A stretch of Exiguobacterium sp. BMC-KP DNA encodes these proteins:
- the deoC gene encoding deoxyribose-phosphate aldolase produces MNLAGMIDHTALKPETSRAQIETLCKEALEYKFASVCVNPTYVALAAELLKSDDDVKVCTVIGFPLGANTPEVKAFETKDAIQNGATEIDMVLNIGALKDGDLELVERDIRAVVEAANGTLVKVIFENCLLTKEEIKTAAELSVKAGANFVKTSTGFSTGGATVEDIRLMRETVGPDIGVKASGGVRDFEGAKAMIDAGASRIGASAGIAIVTGGTSDSDY; encoded by the coding sequence ATGAATTTAGCAGGAATGATCGACCACACGGCACTAAAGCCAGAAACATCACGTGCTCAGATCGAAACACTCTGTAAAGAAGCATTAGAATACAAATTTGCAAGCGTCTGTGTTAACCCAACATACGTCGCGTTAGCAGCAGAACTCTTAAAATCAGATGATGATGTCAAAGTATGTACAGTCATCGGATTCCCGCTTGGCGCAAACACGCCAGAAGTGAAAGCATTCGAAACAAAGGATGCGATTCAAAACGGTGCAACAGAAATCGATATGGTTTTGAATATCGGCGCATTAAAAGATGGCGATCTTGAGTTAGTTGAGCGTGACATTCGTGCGGTTGTCGAAGCGGCAAACGGTACACTCGTTAAAGTCATCTTCGAAAACTGCCTTCTTACAAAAGAAGAAATCAAAACAGCTGCTGAACTTTCAGTTAAAGCAGGTGCTAACTTCGTGAAGACATCGACTGGTTTCTCAACTGGTGGTGCAACAGTTGAAGACATCCGTCTCATGCGTGAGACAGTCGGTCCTGACATCGGCGTTAAAGCATCTGGTGGTGTTCGCGACTTCGAAGGTGCAAAAGCAATGATCGATGCAGGTGCATCACGCATTGGTGCATCAGCAGGAATCGCAATCGTTACAGGCGGTACGTCTGATAGCGACTACTAA
- a CDS encoding BMP family lipoprotein gives MKRWSGIILASTLSLAGCGSVIDEPERAVKERKEMAVVLSDVGLGDQSFSDAAMSGMALLREKEGWSIDYRELNETKTYKAAFEALAKKKPTVIVGLGFMGQTDLETVAKKYPKQQFALIDAVSTLPNVLSVTFKEDEGSYLAGAAAGIQTKTNTIGFVGGMKSPLIEKFEKGYIAGAKAVNPKTKVLVEYAEDFAAPEKGRTIANEMMQKKADVLFAAAGLTGSGVLEAAQTKGKKAIGVDSDQTPIAPDAVMTSMLKQVDLAITKIGQDVASKGLQAGQVVLGVKEGAIQLAPIRNTNFTDEELKKLEQLQQDVLEGKVTIQ, from the coding sequence ATGAAACGATGGAGTGGAATCATATTGGCATCGACACTTAGCCTTGCAGGGTGTGGCAGTGTCATTGATGAGCCAGAACGGGCAGTCAAGGAACGAAAGGAAATGGCGGTTGTCTTGTCTGACGTTGGTCTTGGGGATCAATCGTTCAGTGATGCGGCAATGAGTGGTATGGCGTTATTACGCGAGAAGGAAGGTTGGTCGATCGATTATCGAGAATTGAATGAAACGAAGACCTATAAAGCAGCATTTGAAGCGTTAGCAAAGAAGAAGCCGACCGTGATCGTCGGGCTTGGATTCATGGGACAAACGGATCTTGAAACGGTTGCAAAAAAATATCCGAAGCAACAATTTGCCTTGATTGATGCTGTTTCAACGTTACCGAACGTCCTTTCGGTAACGTTCAAAGAAGATGAAGGAAGTTATTTAGCCGGTGCTGCTGCAGGGATTCAAACGAAGACGAATACGATTGGTTTCGTCGGTGGAATGAAGTCACCTCTAATCGAAAAATTCGAAAAAGGATACATAGCTGGCGCTAAAGCCGTCAATCCGAAAACAAAAGTACTCGTCGAATATGCAGAAGACTTTGCAGCACCTGAAAAGGGACGGACGATTGCGAATGAGATGATGCAGAAAAAGGCAGATGTATTGTTCGCTGCAGCGGGGTTGACAGGCAGCGGAGTTCTTGAGGCAGCACAAACAAAAGGGAAAAAAGCGATTGGTGTTGACAGCGATCAGACACCGATTGCGCCTGACGCTGTCATGACATCGATGCTAAAACAAGTTGATCTTGCTATTACGAAAATTGGACAAGATGTGGCTTCGAAAGGGCTACAAGCAGGACAAGTCGTCCTTGGCGTCAAAGAAGGAGCGATTCAATTAGCTCCGATTCGAAACACGAACTTTACGGACGAAGAACTAAAAAAATTAGAGCAGCTGCAGCAAGATGTGCTCGAAGGTAAGGTGACGATCCAATGA
- a CDS encoding methyl-accepting chemotaxis protein has product MTLRKRFLLSTLVTILSVVILMGWTLFQLRQIQSYNEDYGKQLVEISELETKLLYEQAAWNRLASQPSESQSEQVQALSKKNEQALNELQKTYLIPAFQEELNRADMKYKTLAAKRTELTDAMNPIEIRSHAAQIEGVLSDLYTLHTKNGEFYDVLQREAKDETLNLTRTVLIATFVLLVGLALYNWYFARSITRPISRVVRTAEQISDGDLSQELVVSGRKDEIGRLETAVAQMQGTLHEVIGTISRSSNTIRQMSTEATTENANIVEVSGNMTHAINEMASGTQTVSDDIQTTVSTMSDMQQLFEESEQRAQTAYAEGQAADQVMVQSSSVMEQQAASLRASTEQNRELGQKLEGFLEQTQQIEQMAQLVAGVSAQTNLLSLNAAIEAARAGEAGRGFAVVASEVKKLADETHEATRSIFSLVRSIRQDGAILQEALVQAEREQTNQVENFTHVQQAFGETRQKVASVTETLDYVTKQLVHSKQQARHVVGQVSTVSGVMEELAAGNEEVAASMRDQQASFEQIHQLMQELESTTASLDGQTHQFKI; this is encoded by the coding sequence ATGACGTTACGGAAACGATTTTTACTTTCAACGTTAGTGACGATTTTGAGTGTCGTCATCTTGATGGGATGGACGTTATTCCAACTCCGTCAAATTCAGTCTTACAACGAAGACTACGGGAAACAGCTCGTTGAGATCTCAGAGCTTGAAACGAAGCTCTTATACGAACAGGCAGCATGGAATCGATTAGCCAGCCAACCGTCTGAGAGTCAATCGGAGCAGGTACAGGCACTGAGTAAAAAGAACGAACAGGCATTAAACGAGTTACAGAAGACGTATTTGATTCCGGCATTCCAAGAAGAGTTGAACCGAGCAGATATGAAATATAAGACGCTTGCGGCGAAACGAACGGAACTGACGGATGCGATGAATCCGATTGAGATTCGCTCGCACGCTGCACAGATTGAAGGGGTTCTCAGTGATCTATATACATTACACACGAAAAACGGAGAATTTTACGATGTCTTACAACGTGAAGCAAAAGACGAAACATTGAATCTAACAAGAACCGTCCTCATTGCGACATTCGTCTTATTGGTTGGTCTCGCGCTGTATAACTGGTACTTCGCACGCAGTATCACGCGACCGATCAGCCGTGTCGTTCGAACTGCTGAGCAAATTTCAGACGGAGACTTGTCGCAAGAACTAGTTGTTTCTGGTCGAAAAGATGAGATTGGTCGACTTGAGACAGCTGTTGCACAAATGCAAGGAACGTTACACGAAGTCATCGGAACGATCAGTCGTTCGTCGAATACGATTCGTCAGATGAGTACGGAAGCGACGACAGAGAACGCGAATATCGTTGAAGTATCGGGTAACATGACACATGCAATCAACGAGATGGCAAGTGGGACACAAACAGTGTCGGATGACATCCAGACGACGGTCAGTACGATGTCTGATATGCAACAGCTCTTTGAAGAGAGTGAACAACGTGCTCAAACCGCTTATGCAGAAGGACAGGCAGCCGATCAAGTAATGGTTCAAAGTAGTTCCGTTATGGAACAACAGGCTGCATCATTACGGGCGTCTACTGAACAAAATCGCGAACTCGGTCAGAAACTGGAAGGTTTCTTAGAGCAGACGCAACAAATTGAGCAGATGGCGCAACTCGTCGCTGGAGTCTCCGCGCAGACGAATTTATTGTCACTTAATGCGGCGATCGAAGCGGCACGGGCTGGGGAAGCTGGTCGTGGATTTGCTGTCGTTGCGAGTGAAGTTAAAAAGTTAGCAGATGAGACACATGAAGCGACGCGTTCAATCTTCTCGCTTGTCCGTTCGATTCGCCAGGATGGTGCAATTTTACAAGAAGCACTCGTTCAAGCAGAGCGAGAACAGACGAATCAGGTTGAGAATTTTACGCACGTCCAGCAAGCTTTTGGTGAAACGCGTCAAAAAGTAGCGAGTGTGACGGAAACACTCGATTATGTAACAAAGCAACTTGTGCACTCGAAACAACAGGCGCGTCATGTCGTTGGTCAAGTCAGTACAGTTAGTGGTGTCATGGAAGAACTCGCAGCTGGAAATGAAGAGGTTGCAGCTTCGATGCGTGATCAACAAGCATCTTTTGAGCAGATTCATCAATTGATGCAAGAACTTGAGTCGACGACGGCGTCGCTTGACGGTCAAACGCATCAATTCAAAATTTAA
- a CDS encoding murein hydrolase activator EnvC family protein, producing MKRPFGKSLGLSLMTLTLLASPLMTTTNVNAASSYKEKQQQNQQQQSKQRDALSQKNNQLSKAQQQVYALDQQINGLTLQVVENQKKIDENTKQIARLEDKIEKLQKKIKKQEKMLGDRLAVRQSKADNAPLLEAVFGAKDVGDMISRFNAFNTIAESDASLLKDYESNKKELAAAKEELKQTRQDLIEDRNVLKKKQRELKEEKQKRTALLKRLTSQKKKIESNILSLKEASAQLKAQEEAEKAAARAAAAEKAAAAKAAKQSAAPASVSKASTKVISKAKGKFIKPAQGSVSQGMGAASGSNGYAYHNGTDFAGPLNSPIVASASGTVILASSGGPYGNHVYISHNIDGKTYTTVYAHMNALNVKQGQQVKQGQQIGVLGSTGNSTGPHLHFEIHDGGYQYDANGRTNELDPESFF from the coding sequence ATGAAACGACCTTTCGGAAAGTCACTTGGGCTATCACTCATGACACTTACTTTACTTGCCAGTCCGCTCATGACGACAACTAATGTCAATGCGGCAAGTTCATATAAAGAGAAGCAACAACAAAACCAACAACAACAATCGAAACAACGTGACGCGTTGTCTCAAAAAAATAATCAATTATCTAAAGCACAGCAACAAGTGTATGCACTCGATCAACAAATCAATGGACTGACATTACAAGTCGTGGAGAATCAAAAGAAGATCGACGAAAACACAAAACAAATCGCTCGTCTCGAAGATAAAATCGAGAAGTTACAAAAGAAAATCAAGAAACAAGAAAAAATGCTCGGTGATCGTCTGGCCGTTCGTCAGTCTAAAGCCGATAACGCTCCCCTACTCGAAGCCGTGTTCGGAGCAAAAGATGTTGGTGATATGATCAGCCGCTTCAATGCCTTCAATACGATTGCGGAAAGCGATGCTTCTTTATTAAAAGATTACGAATCAAACAAAAAAGAACTGGCAGCTGCGAAAGAAGAATTGAAACAGACACGTCAAGACTTGATTGAAGATCGTAATGTTTTAAAAAAGAAACAACGTGAACTCAAAGAAGAAAAACAAAAACGAACAGCGCTATTGAAACGTCTGACATCGCAAAAGAAAAAAATCGAATCTAACATCCTCAGCCTGAAAGAGGCATCGGCCCAACTGAAGGCACAGGAAGAAGCAGAAAAAGCTGCAGCACGTGCCGCAGCAGCAGAAAAGGCAGCAGCCGCAAAAGCTGCCAAACAATCGGCAGCGCCAGCATCTGTTAGTAAAGCCAGTACAAAAGTCATCTCAAAAGCAAAAGGTAAGTTCATCAAACCTGCTCAAGGCTCCGTCTCTCAAGGAATGGGTGCAGCAAGCGGAAGTAATGGTTACGCGTATCATAACGGAACGGACTTTGCTGGACCACTCAATTCGCCAATCGTTGCTTCAGCGAGCGGGACAGTTATTTTAGCAAGTTCAGGTGGACCTTACGGCAACCACGTCTATATCTCTCATAACATCGACGGAAAAACGTATACGACTGTGTATGCACATATGAATGCCTTGAACGTGAAACAAGGACAACAAGTCAAACAAGGACAACAAATTGGTGTGCTTGGAAGTACCGGTAACTCGACAGGTCCGCACTTGCATTTCGAAATCCATGATGGTGGGTATCAGTATGATGCAAACGGACGGACGAATGAGCTCGATCCAGAAAGTTTCTTCTAA
- a CDS encoding SDR family NAD(P)-dependent oxidoreductase codes for MNHVNQTVIITGAANGIGAELARTYAAQGANVVLADIDQMTGDELVQQIEEDGGTAYFYHLDIQHEKDVQLLIEKAIEHTGRIDIVINNAGIMIRKPLLELSLEEWDRVHHTNLRSIFLTTKAATPYLKQSKTGGRIVNLASTRAFMSEPHTESYASTKGGIFALTHALAVSLGEDGILVNAIAPGWIETGDYQELSPEDHSQHPAGRVGKPSDVARAALYLTHPDNDFLTGETLVLDGGMTRKMIYEE; via the coding sequence ATGAACCATGTCAATCAAACCGTTATCATTACCGGAGCTGCGAATGGGATTGGTGCGGAACTCGCACGAACCTATGCCGCTCAAGGCGCAAACGTCGTTCTCGCCGATATCGATCAGATGACCGGAGACGAACTAGTTCAACAAATTGAAGAAGATGGAGGCACCGCCTACTTCTATCACCTCGATATCCAACACGAAAAAGACGTGCAACTGTTGATTGAAAAAGCGATTGAACATACTGGTCGCATTGATATCGTCATCAACAATGCCGGCATCATGATTCGAAAACCATTACTCGAACTATCGCTTGAAGAATGGGATCGGGTTCATCATACGAATCTGCGCAGTATTTTCCTGACGACGAAAGCAGCAACCCCCTATTTGAAACAAAGTAAAACTGGTGGTCGGATTGTCAACCTTGCTTCGACCCGTGCCTTCATGTCAGAACCCCACACGGAATCCTACGCCTCGACGAAAGGCGGCATTTTTGCATTGACGCATGCACTCGCTGTCTCACTCGGAGAAGATGGTATTCTTGTCAACGCAATCGCACCTGGATGGATCGAAACCGGTGACTATCAAGAGCTGTCACCTGAAGACCATAGTCAACATCCAGCCGGTCGCGTCGGAAAACCAAGTGATGTCGCGCGTGCCGCTCTTTATTTGACGCATCCAGATAACGACTTCTTGACGGGAGAAACACTCGTCCTAGACGGCGGTATGACACGAAAGATGATTTACGAAGAATGA
- a CDS encoding YkvA family protein → MKFSNQQLEKQEHQYAEEAKDYIDRPKKTNSLLQRATAKVNGNSRLSVVFSPLTLFVDMIRAYQSGEYRNIRRTTILKVIGALIYLVSPIDLVPDFVLGFGFADDIAVILFVTKTVFEELTRFSDWQDEQQKRRTQPLQSEDAY, encoded by the coding sequence ATGAAATTTTCGAATCAACAATTAGAAAAACAAGAACATCAGTATGCTGAAGAAGCAAAGGATTATATCGATCGTCCGAAAAAGACGAATTCGTTGTTACAACGAGCAACTGCGAAGGTGAACGGTAACTCTCGTTTGTCCGTTGTCTTCTCTCCACTCACATTATTCGTCGATATGATTCGCGCGTATCAATCAGGTGAATACCGTAATATTCGTCGTACGACGATCTTAAAGGTGATTGGTGCGCTCATTTATCTCGTATCACCGATTGACCTTGTACCTGATTTCGTACTCGGATTCGGATTTGCGGACGATATTGCTGTCATTCTTTTCGTCACAAAGACAGTTTTTGAAGAATTGACTCGTTTCAGCGACTGGCAAGATGAGCAACAAAAGCGTCGCACGCAACCATTACAAAGTGAAGATGCGTATTAA
- a CDS encoding DedA family protein, producing MGHHWMESYGYIGIMMTLMFPFIPSEVPLAYAGYLVHTAQANLLFMLFLAVLSFVISQNLFFTIGQFGSERLLNRLFKWFRISETKMLQFQTQMETKGRYILLLSPMWRIGFAIGAGLTGVSRWTFTVVTTISFFLWSAIFIWGGKAVGHEWRKLHHLNHPVFWIGLGVLITVIYLIQKKRKAKKEM from the coding sequence GTGGGACATCACTGGATGGAATCATACGGATATATTGGGATCATGATGACACTCATGTTTCCTTTTATACCGAGCGAAGTACCACTGGCGTATGCAGGGTATCTTGTGCATACCGCACAAGCGAATCTCTTATTCATGTTGTTCCTCGCTGTGCTTAGCTTCGTTATTAGCCAAAACCTCTTCTTTACGATTGGTCAGTTCGGGAGTGAACGGTTATTGAATCGTTTGTTCAAATGGTTTCGGATTTCAGAAACAAAAATGCTTCAGTTTCAAACACAAATGGAGACGAAGGGACGCTATATTTTACTTCTGTCTCCGATGTGGCGGATCGGTTTTGCGATTGGAGCAGGTCTGACGGGTGTCTCGCGCTGGACCTTTACAGTCGTGACGACGATTTCCTTCTTTCTTTGGTCGGCGATCTTCATTTGGGGTGGGAAAGCCGTTGGTCATGAATGGCGAAAACTGCATCACCTCAATCATCCTGTATTCTGGATTGGACTAGGGGTGCTCATTACTGTAATCTACTTGATCCAGAAAAAAAGAAAAGCAAAAAAAGAGATGTAA
- a CDS encoding HAD family hydrolase, whose protein sequence is MAIILFDIDGTLIDSTEQMTEAIHRAMDDMPHLPKPSQASVQASYGLAGSAFWRKAIPEASEEDIRLIRKKRHGHLEETMAEQNVLFDGIRSLLQALVSAGHTVSTASNCGNHYLNLVLDSQEIRSFFTSPKCLESVNGKEKADILRAHLEEFGEGSYWMIGDRSSDVEAARKEDMPVVLCQYGFGTQAEWDSADYVIETPLELLSVIEK, encoded by the coding sequence ATGGCAATTATCTTATTCGATATTGACGGTACATTGATTGACTCAACGGAACAAATGACAGAAGCGATTCATCGGGCGATGGATGATATGCCGCATCTTCCAAAACCTTCGCAAGCAAGTGTACAAGCAAGCTATGGTCTTGCAGGAAGTGCCTTTTGGCGCAAAGCGATTCCAGAAGCTTCAGAAGAAGATATTCGTTTAATTCGAAAAAAGAGACATGGACATTTAGAAGAAACGATGGCTGAACAGAATGTCTTATTTGACGGAATTCGATCATTATTGCAAGCTCTTGTTTCAGCGGGACATACAGTCTCGACCGCAAGTAATTGTGGTAACCACTATCTAAACCTTGTACTTGATAGTCAGGAAATTCGCTCGTTCTTCACGAGTCCGAAATGTTTGGAGTCGGTCAATGGAAAAGAAAAAGCGGATATCTTACGCGCTCACCTGGAGGAGTTTGGAGAAGGATCTTACTGGATGATTGGGGATCGGTCTTCTGATGTTGAAGCGGCTCGTAAGGAGGATATGCCGGTCGTCTTGTGTCAATATGGTTTTGGTACGCAAGCCGAATGGGATTCGGCAGATTATGTCATTGAGACACCGCTCGAATTGTTATCGGTGATCGAAAAATAA
- a CDS encoding PTS transporter subunit IIC, whose amino-acid sequence MESSILRHPRQFAVHVLNGLSIGILVALIPGALLGELAKALLPYISGAQHVLDATTLAMRLLPMVIGVAVAMQFKMTPIATTSIGLATVVGSGVATRADATFVFVGTGDVINAGLTAAVATAIVLLIGERFKTYTVLVMPTILIVGAGGIGVLTYPFVTRITAAIGHVISDFTALQPVLMGILIAVAFSVLIVSPLSTVGIATAISLSGVAAGAANLGVCAAGFGLAIAGWQANSRGTSIAHFLGSPKIQMANFIRNPLMILPVMCSAAILGALAGMLGVQGTPFSAGFGMSGLIGPINALHLMSGGWTMFNMTFVLGLFIVLPVILCLLFHLLFRKFRPWMSPEPYRLDFE is encoded by the coding sequence ATGGAATCATCTATTTTGCGTCATCCACGTCAATTTGCAGTCCATGTTTTAAACGGACTCAGTATCGGAATTCTCGTCGCCCTTATTCCAGGAGCATTACTTGGTGAGCTTGCTAAGGCATTGTTGCCATACATTTCCGGTGCCCAACACGTTTTAGATGCCACAACACTCGCGATGCGACTTTTACCGATGGTGATTGGCGTTGCCGTAGCGATGCAATTTAAAATGACACCGATTGCCACCACGTCGATCGGCCTTGCGACTGTCGTCGGATCAGGCGTTGCGACTCGTGCAGATGCGACCTTCGTTTTCGTCGGTACAGGTGACGTCATTAATGCCGGACTGACGGCAGCTGTTGCTACAGCAATCGTCTTATTGATTGGTGAACGTTTCAAGACGTATACGGTCCTTGTCATGCCAACGATTTTGATTGTCGGTGCCGGTGGAATCGGTGTCCTGACGTATCCGTTCGTTACACGGATCACGGCAGCGATCGGACATGTCATCTCAGACTTTACGGCACTTCAACCCGTCTTGATGGGCATTCTGATTGCCGTCGCCTTTTCTGTTCTCATCGTCTCTCCACTTTCGACGGTCGGTATTGCAACGGCGATCAGTTTATCCGGAGTTGCTGCCGGAGCTGCGAATCTAGGTGTCTGTGCCGCCGGGTTCGGTCTTGCGATTGCCGGTTGGCAAGCGAATTCACGCGGAACATCAATCGCTCACTTTCTCGGTTCTCCTAAAATCCAGATGGCGAACTTCATCCGAAACCCATTGATGATCCTTCCTGTCATGTGTAGCGCTGCAATCCTCGGTGCACTAGCAGGTATGCTCGGTGTTCAAGGTACACCGTTTAGTGCCGGATTCGGAATGTCCGGTTTAATCGGCCCAATCAATGCGTTACACCTGATGTCAGGCGGCTGGACCATGTTTAATATGACATTTGTGCTAGGTCTTTTTATCGTCTTGCCTGTCATTCTCTGTTTATTGTTCCACTTACTCTTCCGAAAGTTCCGTCCATGGATGAGTCCAGAACCATACCGACTCGATTTCGAGTAA
- a CDS encoding NADP-dependent oxidoreductase, whose protein sequence is MSEQRIVLAARPNGKPTGETFRYESFELAELQEGQVALESLYISVDPYMRGRMNDARSYSQPFEIDEPIHGGVVARVIASKSEALKSGDVVVGMLDWATKMIVDAKTVRKIDEQIAPISTALGVLGMTGMTAYFGLLDIGNPQPGETVVVSAAAGAVGSIVGQIAKIKGARVVGIAGSDEKLQHLKADLGFDEVINYKTEDIREALDRTCPDGIDVYFENVGGEIGDAVLDRLNPFARVPVCGAISGYNAQEDIGPRVQSKLIIARARMQGFLVGDYGKRFKEAAEQLGQWVSEGKLQYEETIFEGFDRVPDAFLGLFDGSNTGKLLVKVK, encoded by the coding sequence ATGTCAGAACAACGTATCGTATTAGCGGCACGACCAAACGGAAAGCCAACAGGGGAAACATTCCGTTATGAATCATTTGAGTTAGCAGAGTTACAAGAAGGGCAAGTCGCACTAGAGTCACTCTATATCTCGGTGGATCCATATATGCGGGGGCGTATGAACGATGCACGCTCTTATTCACAACCGTTTGAGATTGATGAGCCGATTCACGGAGGAGTCGTAGCACGTGTCATCGCGTCTAAAAGTGAAGCGCTCAAGTCAGGTGATGTCGTCGTCGGGATGCTCGATTGGGCAACGAAGATGATCGTCGATGCGAAAACCGTTCGTAAAATCGATGAACAGATCGCACCAATCTCGACGGCGCTCGGTGTTCTCGGAATGACAGGAATGACAGCATATTTCGGATTACTTGATATCGGGAATCCACAACCAGGGGAAACGGTCGTCGTATCGGCAGCAGCAGGGGCTGTCGGCTCGATCGTCGGTCAAATCGCGAAAATTAAAGGGGCACGAGTCGTCGGGATTGCAGGAAGTGATGAAAAGTTACAGCACTTAAAAGCAGACCTGGGCTTTGATGAAGTCATTAACTATAAAACGGAAGACATCCGGGAAGCGTTAGACCGGACATGTCCAGACGGCATCGATGTCTATTTTGAAAATGTCGGTGGTGAGATCGGTGATGCGGTTCTGGATCGACTCAATCCATTCGCGCGTGTACCAGTCTGTGGTGCCATTTCAGGCTATAATGCACAAGAGGACATCGGTCCACGCGTTCAATCGAAATTAATCATTGCGCGTGCACGCATGCAAGGCTTCTTAGTCGGTGACTACGGTAAACGATTCAAAGAAGCTGCTGAACAACTGGGGCAATGGGTCAGTGAAGGTAAATTACAATACGAAGAGACAATTTTTGAAGGTTTCGATCGTGTACCAGATGCTTTCCTCGGACTGTTTGATGGATCAAATACAGGAAAACTCTTAGTAAAAGTCAAATAA